In Bacillus sp. S3, the sequence TGGAGGTGTAAGAATGAGTTTAAAGAATGCACTATTTGAAATGAAAGATGCGATAATAAACCAACAAATAGGTCAATCGGAAGAAGTATTCATTGATAGATTAGAAACTGAAAATAACTTAAAAACGGGATCGTTACTATGCTATTTCAATTATTTGATGATGATTAGTATGAAAAAGGCCGAAAGTATGAGTCAGTTAGTTGATGATGGCAAAAAAATCAATCGAAAATGGATTAAAACAGAAGTTGAGTTCATGTTTCATTATATTACGGAACGGCAGGATGAAGGCGGCCTCAATATTACCGAATTATTGGATGAGGTTGCCCAGCTATTAGACCGAGGATATCAGTCAGTGAATTATAAATATTATTCGATAGTAAAGTCAAAAAACAAAAAACATGTCACTGATCACAGCGCTATGCATTTTACGACCATTTCAGAGGCTAAACTTCCTGTGAAAGCCACTGAAGTCATCGAAGAGGTTACGCCAGTTCGACAGGTTATTCAAGAAAGCTCTTCCCACGGGAATGATTTAATAGATATATTATCCGGGTTAATTACAAACGTTGAGAAGCTTCCGGGAATCCAATTAAACGAACTATTAAGCAGTTTATTTCAACTTACAAATATGGCTTTGCAAAATCAAGATGCCGTTCAGCAATTAGAAACGGTAAAATCAGAAATCCATAATGAAAAAGAAATGTTAAAGGAACAATTACGCAAAAAGGAACAGCAATTATTACAGGAGAAAAAGCGTAATGATGAATTGCAATTTGAAGTAGCCAAATTGGCAAAAGAAATAATGGCCTTTAACATGCTCGGCGATGCCGCCAAAATCCAAAATCTCAAATCCTACAATCAAAGACTAAATTACATCATCGATGGGTTCGGAATCGTCCTTCAAGTTGGCAGTTAAGTCTTAAAGAAAAAAGTTATTCCTGGCGGAATAACTTTTTTTATAGAAATTTTATCTTTGATTTTCCTTAACTATTTTATGGATCAACCGATAATAGTAATAACAGCATTATTTTGAGGGGAGATTATTTTTATGACACTTAAAAATCCATATCAAACATATCAAAAACAAGCGATTTCAACTTCAAAACCGGAAGAATTGACATATATGTTATATCAAGGATTGGTAAAATTTATCCGACTATCTAAACAAGCTTTAAACAACAACAATCTGGAAGAAAGCCACAGCAATAATCTAAGAGCCCAAGACATCCTTAGTGAATTAATGATTACTTTGAAAAAGGACTATCCTGTATCCGATTCACTTTCCTCATTATATGATTACATGAAAACGCGGCTTATCGAAGCCAATTTAAAAAAGCAGGAAGACATACTTGTAGAGGTGGAAGGCTTTGCAGTAGAATTAACTGATACATGGCAGACTGCAATGAAAACAAAAAACAGTTAGGGTTTGGGATTATGATCAATGAATTAACGGAAACCATTTATGAATTG encodes:
- the fliS gene encoding flagellar export chaperone FliS; protein product: MTLKNPYQTYQKQAISTSKPEELTYMLYQGLVKFIRLSKQALNNNNLEESHSNNLRAQDILSELMITLKKDYPVSDSLSSLYDYMKTRLIEANLKKQEDILVEVEGFAVELTDTWQTAMKTKNS